The DNA region TGAGCAGAAATTGTTGTAAAGGAATTTCGTCGTCCGTGAATTTTGTGTTTCCAGACACGGAATTCAGGCCCAGCGGGAGAATTCCGTGTTTAGTCATCAAAATTCACGAAAGTTGTGTTGAATAATTGTTTTTCATGAATTAGAACTGTTTTTCATGAATAGCATGAAATCTCTGTTTCAGAGTCTTGTGGGTCTGTCCAAGGTAAGGAGTCAGGAAAAAGGATGGGGCGAATCTCAAATCTAACATCTCCAATCCCAGAAAAATCGGATGCTTTGAGATATGTGATAAGAGATAAGTACCAACCTGTCGCTTATCTCTTTTCTCCTTGAAGAAGACGTACGTTAATGGGTACTTCGAGGCTATAAAAGTCAACTACCTTATCCTTCCCCTCCCTCTTGACCCGCCGAAGCATTGTGCGAAGGAGGTTGAGGGGAGGGGACCGATGGGAGGGTGAAAAATAATTTCCCCCTCACCCCGGCCCTCTCCCACGGTGGGGAGAGGGAGATTATGGATGGGGACTGTTAATAACACCCCCACCTCTGACTTGTCCCGCCATAGCTTGAGCGACGGCGGAAGACGTACACAAGCCAGGTACTTCGAGGCTTTCCGAGGGGTGATAACGCAGCAGATGACGTGCCATTGAAGTCCGATATAAAAACATGGATTTAATCACGACACACCTCAACGCCGACTTCGACGCGATGGCATCAATGATCGCGGCGAAAAAGCTCTACCCACAAGCCCACCTGGTCTTCCCCGGCTCCCAGGAGAGAAACCTCAGGGAGTTTTTCCTCAAGTCCACCCTCGTGTCGTTCCCCTTCCAGCGCCTGAAAGATCTGGACCTCGACGCGGTGACCCGCCTCATTCTGGTGGACATCAATATCAAGGGCCGCCTTGGCCCCCTGGACGAGATCGCCTCCAAAAAGGGAGTCGCTCTCCACATTTACGACCACCATCCCCAGACAGAAAACGATTACCGCGGAGAAGTGGAGCACATCGAGCCTGTCGGGGCAACGGCCACCATACTGGTGGATATCATCCGCAAACGCAGGATCAAGGTCACGCCGGAAGAAGCCACCATCATGGCCCTCGGTATCTACGAGGACACCGGTTCCCTGACCTTCGCCTCCACCACCCCCCGTGACATAGAAGCGGTCTCCTGGCTATTAAAACGTGGCGCCCACCTGGAGATCATCCCTACCTTCATCACCAGGGAGATGGACAGCCGGCAGGTCCAGCTCCTCCACGATCTTCTAAACTCCCTGAGCATCATCAACGTCCATGGCATCCCGGTTGCCGTCACGTCGGCATCAACCGATGACTACATCGGCGAACTGGCCCTCCTCGTCCACAAGATCATGGACATGGAAAACCTGGACGCCCTTTTCACGATGGTCAGGATGGAGGACAGGATCATCCTCGTGGCGCGAAGCCGCCTTCCCGAACTGGACGTGTCCATGGTCGCGAAAGAGTTCGGCGGCGGTGGGCACCCGACCGCCGCATCGGCCTCCATCAGGGAGTTGACCCTGGTGCAGGTGAAAGAGAGGCTGGGCGCCCTCCTTAAAAAGATGGTTACCGAAAGGGTCAACGCCGGTACCATCATGTCGTCCCCGGTCATGGACATGAAAGGCTCTGATCCCATCGCCACGGCAGCCGAGGTCATGTCCAGGTTAAACATCAACTCCCTGCCCGTGGTGGACAACCGCTCCAGACTGGTTGGGATCATCACCCGGGGAGTGGTCGAAAGAGCCATCCTCCACGGGCTTTCGGACTCCCCGCTAAAGGAGTACATGCTCACCGAGTATTCCACTGTCAGCCCTGCTTCGTCCCTTACCAGTGTCCAGGAACAGATCATCGAGAAACGCCAGAGGATGCTTCCGGTTGTTTCCGGGAATAAGCTTCTGGGGGTCATTACGAGGACCGACCTGCTGGAGGCCATGCACGACGATTTTAAAAGAACTCGCTCTTTTGAGGATACCGCCCCTGACGAAGATACACCCGGCGCCCGGGTAAGAAACATCCGGGAACTGATCCACGAGATCCTTGACCCCAGGGCAAGGCGCATGCTGGTAGCCGCGGGAAAGGTGGCTCAGGAGCTTGACGATCGCGTGTACCTGGTGGGCGGACTGGTCCGCGACCTCATCCTTCGGAGAAAGAACCTGGACGTCGACCTCGTGGTCGAGGGTGACGCTATACGGTTCGCCAGGGCTCTGGCCAGGAAACTTAAAGCAAGGGCCCGTTCCCACAAGAAGTTCAAGACCGCCGTGGTCATCCTCAAGGACGGGTTCAAACTGGACGTGGCCACGGCCAGGACCGAGTATTACGAATCGCCCGGAGCTCACCCCATGGTGGAGCGAGGCTCCATCAAGCTGGACCTTTACCGGAGGGATTTTTCCATTAACGCCCTGGCGGTTCGACTGAACCCGGACAGTTTCGGGCAGGTAGTGGATTTTTTCGGAGGGCTCAGGGACCTGAAGGATCGCACCATCCGCATCCTCCATAACCTCAGTTTTGTGGACGATCCGACGCGGATCATAAGA from bacterium includes:
- a CDS encoding CBS domain-containing protein, coding for MDLITTHLNADFDAMASMIAAKKLYPQAHLVFPGSQERNLREFFLKSTLVSFPFQRLKDLDLDAVTRLILVDINIKGRLGPLDEIASKKGVALHIYDHHPQTENDYRGEVEHIEPVGATATILVDIIRKRRIKVTPEEATIMALGIYEDTGSLTFASTTPRDIEAVSWLLKRGAHLEIIPTFITREMDSRQVQLLHDLLNSLSIINVHGIPVAVTSASTDDYIGELALLVHKIMDMENLDALFTMVRMEDRIILVARSRLPELDVSMVAKEFGGGGHPTAASASIRELTLVQVKERLGALLKKMVTERVNAGTIMSSPVMDMKGSDPIATAAEVMSRLNINSLPVVDNRSRLVGIITRGVVERAILHGLSDSPLKEYMLTEYSTVSPASSLTSVQEQIIEKRQRMLPVVSGNKLLGVITRTDLLEAMHDDFKRTRSFEDTAPDEDTPGARVRNIRELIHEILDPRARRMLVAAGKVAQELDDRVYLVGGLVRDLILRRKNLDVDLVVEGDAIRFARALARKLKARARSHKKFKTAVVILKDGFKLDVATARTEYYESPGAHPMVERGSIKLDLYRRDFSINALAVRLNPDSFGQVVDFFGGLRDLKDRTIRILHNLSFVDDPTRIIRAVRFEQNFEFRIGKHTEYLLKGSVRKGYLRQAQGQRVLHELFAILRGDEPAAGFERMQELGILESLHPSLIFTEKVRELFKQVERIHSWFLLLYIEEEPDVGEIYFSSIMMSISAKQREEVLETFHLNEHHREIYRERFNRVSATMKELSQKEEQKPSWIARQFSGVPIEELLLIMSLTKQEDTARAISVYLSRLRYLNREIDGKTLQEMGYPSGPLFRKIMIAVEDARVDGIVNSLAEEKEWVIANFPLEN